One genomic window of Pelagicoccus enzymogenes includes the following:
- a CDS encoding HAD family hydrolase: MREARLTIAFDADDTLWHNENLFEEHHRKYCQLLAEYHDAETVESTLFRTEMRNLELYGYGVKSFTLSSIETAIKLTDGAIPAEELRRIIDFGKDMLAHPVELIEGAAEAVEALSRQHELILITKGDLRDQERKIAKSGLAPYFKHIEVVSNKNNEDYARLFRQHLIDPQSLVMVGNSLKSDILPILELGGTGVHIPYHLTWEHERVEAAPKHHSKFHEIASIKQLQDLIASL, translated from the coding sequence ATGAGAGAAGCCCGACTCACCATCGCCTTCGACGCCGACGACACGCTTTGGCACAACGAGAACCTCTTCGAGGAACACCATCGCAAGTACTGCCAGCTGCTCGCCGAATACCACGACGCAGAAACCGTAGAGAGCACCCTCTTTCGCACCGAAATGCGAAATCTCGAACTCTACGGATACGGAGTCAAAAGCTTCACCCTTTCCAGTATCGAGACCGCCATCAAACTCACCGACGGCGCCATTCCCGCCGAAGAACTCCGCCGCATTATCGACTTCGGCAAAGACATGCTCGCCCACCCCGTCGAACTCATCGAAGGAGCCGCCGAAGCCGTCGAAGCCCTCAGCCGCCAACACGAGCTCATTCTCATAACCAAAGGCGACCTGCGCGACCAGGAACGCAAAATCGCCAAGTCCGGCCTCGCTCCGTACTTCAAGCACATCGAAGTCGTATCCAACAAGAACAACGAAGACTACGCCCGCCTCTTCCGCCAACACCTCATCGACCCTCAATCTCTCGTCATGGTCGGCAATTCCCTCAAGTCCGACATCCTCCCCATCCTCGAATTGGGCGGAACCGGAGTGCACATTCCCTACCACCTTACTTGGGAGCACGAACGCGTAGAAGCCGCTCCCAAACACCACTCGAAGTTCCACGAAATCGCATCCATAAAACAACTACAAGATCTCATCGCTTCTCTGTAG
- a CDS encoding pseudouridine synthase yields the protein MENLQSSSPPPPEPPLEVLYRDERYIAIHKPSGLLVHRSPIDRRETRFAIQLLRDQIGQHVYPAHRIDRPTSGILLFGLDEEAGTALSVYFQERKVKKTYQAVVRGHLPESGSIDSPLHKYEDQDGHKKSAQTQEALTAYQRLATTELPYPTERYDTTRYSLVELYPHTGRRHQIRRHLAHIRYPIIGDTRHGCNKANKHARTHFNIHRLLLAATQVEFEHPFDDKTVTITCPLEASFQSALEQINL from the coding sequence ATGGAAAACCTTCAATCCAGCTCCCCTCCGCCTCCCGAGCCCCCTCTCGAAGTCTTGTATCGAGACGAGCGATACATCGCCATCCATAAGCCCTCCGGCCTGCTGGTACACCGCAGCCCCATCGACAGACGCGAAACCCGCTTCGCCATCCAACTCCTGCGCGATCAAATCGGCCAACACGTCTACCCCGCCCACCGCATCGACCGCCCCACCTCCGGTATCCTCCTCTTCGGCCTCGACGAAGAAGCAGGCACCGCCCTCTCCGTCTACTTCCAAGAGCGAAAAGTCAAAAAGACCTACCAAGCGGTCGTGCGTGGCCACCTTCCCGAAAGCGGAAGCATTGACTCCCCCCTGCACAAATACGAAGACCAGGACGGCCACAAGAAAAGCGCCCAAACGCAAGAAGCGCTCACCGCCTACCAGCGCCTCGCCACCACCGAACTTCCGTATCCAACAGAACGCTACGACACCACGCGCTACTCCCTCGTCGAACTCTATCCCCACACCGGTCGACGCCACCAAATCCGCCGTCACCTCGCCCACATCCGCTACCCCATCATCGGCGATACCCGACACGGCTGCAACAAAGCCAACAAACACGCTCGCACCCACTTCAACATCCACCGCCTCCTCCTCGCCGCCACACAGGTCGAGTTCGAACACCCATTCGACGACAAAACCGTCACCATCACCTGCCCCCTAGAAGCAAGCTTCCAATCCGCCTTGGAACAAATCAATCTCTAG
- a CDS encoding DUF4097 family beta strand repeat-containing protein → MNTKLISLPLVAAALIATNTATAADEVQHHSLDGITKVDFYISKSNVALIGSDRSDLELELEKPLTGFDDSKVTQSTTREGDTLLIKIEFEKDNGSWFSWGDKTKGYKQATLHLPADLIAKVRTSGGNVTAEGMTSALNLKTSGGNIDASDISGPLEIKTSGGNIRLRQIQGDTHAHTSGGNINVEGLVGAVDLHTSGGNIKIEGAISALKAHTSGGHISANLQSALLEPMELGTSGGNVSATLQAGMQAPAELRTSGGSVSISLPHNQAFQVYAKSNGGGVSFSHGGSFQGTLDKKKIEGDVNGGGPLVKLTTSGGRVTIAEI, encoded by the coding sequence ATGAATACAAAACTCATATCACTACCACTCGTCGCCGCTGCCCTGATCGCCACCAACACCGCCACCGCGGCCGACGAAGTCCAGCATCACAGCCTCGACGGAATCACCAAAGTCGACTTCTACATTTCCAAGTCCAATGTCGCCTTGATCGGTTCCGACCGCAGCGACCTCGAACTCGAACTCGAAAAACCGCTCACCGGATTCGACGACAGCAAGGTCACCCAATCCACGACTCGCGAAGGCGACACCCTCCTCATCAAGATCGAGTTCGAAAAAGACAATGGGTCCTGGTTCTCTTGGGGCGACAAAACCAAGGGCTACAAGCAAGCCACTCTCCACCTCCCCGCCGATCTTATCGCCAAGGTCCGCACCTCCGGCGGAAACGTTACCGCCGAGGGCATGACGTCCGCGCTCAACCTCAAAACCTCGGGAGGAAACATCGACGCCTCGGACATTTCAGGCCCGCTAGAAATAAAAACCTCAGGCGGAAACATCCGGCTCCGACAAATTCAAGGCGACACCCACGCCCACACCTCCGGAGGAAACATTAACGTCGAAGGCCTCGTCGGCGCTGTCGATCTGCACACTTCCGGCGGAAACATCAAAATAGAGGGAGCGATCTCTGCCCTCAAGGCCCACACCTCTGGCGGCCACATAAGCGCCAACCTGCAAAGCGCCCTGCTCGAGCCCATGGAGCTCGGAACCTCCGGCGGAAACGTCAGCGCCACCCTACAGGCCGGTATGCAAGCCCCAGCCGAACTTCGTACCTCTGGCGGCAGCGTCAGCATCTCACTTCCCCACAACCAAGCCTTCCAAGTCTACGCCAAGTCAAACGGCGGTGGCGTTTCCTTCAGCCACGGCGGCAGCTTCCAAGGGACTCTCGACAAGAAAAAGATCGAGGGCGACGTCAACGGCGGCGGCCCTCTCGTAAAGCTCACCACCAGCGGCGGTCGCGTAACCATCGCCGAAATCTAG
- a CDS encoding immunoglobulin domain-containing protein has translation MRIPLPPKTFRLICLITLAPYFQGLAETYRLSENFELESRQDAIPSQLIALEDGSHLAVGGFDSVDGEFSGSLAILSPEGNFEPLSLSFPILEAQADQAALNSDGSISISFTNVAPELGLNGNTVIQFSPNGEPVLTIANQQGLILQKDNRFLQIFGETDPSQPGKQFTRIQRLVRSETGDYVLDESFKAPRVEGYCRAVHILANGKILAVGAFPNSSTLTTGNLMLLEPNGQAAPGFSRYGYRNEQLEYNQYHISSLPTGEIFLLYESGDQYFPTKIGADGKRDSSFGVSNQASVYYKSEVFSAGDGGYFVTGAWNQIGNDFTQVIKLKADGQIDEAFNFDPDGLFTDDGPIDYFSAAMTQNGLLLSGRTSSDSKKIAFAFLSENGTLAEAHPSKISISKPKAASWTNSGELLMGDGIARIDGTIRVSFEPVNNLKLTQLADGTFTTDDFLFYDQNRTRLPVQPHFDPSLWFRAQMPNGEWLAEQRASKWGQEIGVVKLLPHGSVDESFPTLDPDTAILCVTKQHIYYTLGKWANIPREVRRMSHLGAPDPDFSIPNLYGNLAFMKVVGDWLYFPSLTIGDNQIAKPLGARFSINGELDQNYAPEKFIERPYQSANTWPSQSANRYADDGSTVIFGYKIDQPSESGSERLWHVSPEGVVTEVDDRFKWKNTEVDIAPNGDLYLAGTALTPIGPLPTSARYTRSPASFSTPFKKRVSFSEGPVSLEVTIVDFLPDSIVWLKDGTEIPGANAPQLDFDHLDASHAGTYQIRIQSVDTTITSNPIRLLPPKAPHFLTHPHDSDASSFGSLILKASVDGAPYPELQWYVDGLPIEGANTPVLEFDEIGLQDIGTYRLRSKNSIGTQWSKPAIVSVNDIVPQIEKKFDVGRESPLYASSIIPSPNGGYYIQSLEDSLPPIRKIRTDYVNEEGEMTIDWSKDRIPAGYDSLNFCPFTGTHFALLTEFVPGGSGDTITHFTRLTPQGMPDTAFGVHRFDSNMYSVIAFRQWPDGNVWVDDGSTALEISNSGTVTPLPRIEQFVGGMPPWTFIHPLSMRIADDTYTLTRPNTHWLIRLGADGKSLPGSDIIDIGYSPLVTQILGIWANGTQLKHDPVAQTLSGSTFEGEELWNLNITGWTIPTNNIFAVKSADGTRLSIIAHAELDPKSARIFWVESDGTNNFHDSKTFDGLHSYRQIVGLKNNAFALHGLADPQGTKERVVFINSDSNPSEPTKLVRLETAYLGEPTAALDGQNLFLPITGEHVDGTLTGPILKLDAAGNIDSSYFASLPESALPATKALCPLPQGYLAVLRGENYGYEYELHVLDPVGNPVSYRDLGTIYQSPPKLIYHPYSNTGFLVVSIEPNSGESVRFDRYLIDGTLDPDYQHGVKKVQNNYTMVTSDSLGRVYLYRRQFNQTPAAVIRVNANGEVDNSFTLDPSLSQIEAIAIDRSDRLLIAGTQLLRLSNNGAIAPGFAVQIDAISASDQFGALPNGDVIVRNKRFDQNGVFVRSYGVSSRTLSGTLFNERVATVTYDPQTNQSSLHLISLSGPPKIQNQPRGQSVPIGFPLTFAINASEKPGLNYQWTHNGNLIPQETSSRLSFNSVHAENAGSYQVTVSWDEGSLTLPEFELITTTATPYGQNVPPLSFQLTEAGIEYSWVNEIEQSFELVISEDLKAWQIAPFPSSAEQRTQKAIAQFKDLPPNFFVKLWISP, from the coding sequence ATGCGAATCCCTCTCCCCCCAAAGACGTTCAGACTTATTTGCCTGATCACCTTGGCTCCCTACTTCCAGGGCCTGGCCGAAACATACCGACTCAGCGAGAACTTTGAACTCGAGTCCCGCCAAGACGCCATCCCATCGCAACTTATCGCGCTCGAGGATGGCTCCCACTTGGCCGTCGGCGGCTTCGACTCGGTCGACGGAGAATTCTCCGGCTCGCTCGCAATCCTCAGCCCGGAGGGCAACTTCGAACCCCTTTCGCTGAGTTTTCCAATCCTCGAGGCCCAAGCCGATCAAGCCGCACTCAACAGCGATGGTTCAATAAGCATCTCCTTCACCAACGTCGCCCCAGAGCTGGGGCTAAACGGGAACACCGTGATACAATTCTCCCCAAACGGCGAGCCGGTCCTTACAATCGCAAACCAACAAGGTCTCATCCTGCAGAAGGACAACCGTTTCCTTCAGATCTTCGGGGAAACAGACCCCAGCCAACCGGGAAAACAATTCACCCGGATTCAAAGGCTCGTTCGATCCGAAACGGGAGACTACGTTTTGGACGAAAGCTTCAAAGCTCCCAGAGTCGAGGGCTACTGCCGCGCCGTTCACATCCTTGCGAATGGAAAAATCCTCGCGGTCGGCGCCTTCCCCAACAGCTCTACTCTGACGACCGGAAACCTCATGCTGCTGGAGCCAAACGGCCAAGCTGCCCCGGGATTTAGCCGCTACGGCTATCGAAACGAGCAGCTCGAATACAACCAATACCACATAAGCAGCCTACCCACTGGCGAAATTTTTCTGCTATACGAAAGCGGCGACCAATATTTTCCGACTAAGATTGGTGCAGACGGAAAGCGTGACAGCTCATTCGGCGTATCAAACCAAGCTTCAGTCTACTACAAGAGCGAAGTCTTCTCTGCTGGTGACGGCGGCTACTTCGTCACCGGCGCTTGGAACCAGATCGGAAATGATTTCACGCAAGTGATAAAACTGAAAGCAGACGGCCAGATCGACGAGGCATTCAACTTTGATCCGGACGGATTATTCACCGATGATGGTCCAATCGATTACTTTTCCGCAGCCATGACGCAAAACGGCCTCCTGCTGTCCGGCCGCACTAGCTCCGATTCCAAGAAAATCGCTTTTGCCTTCCTCTCTGAAAACGGCACCCTAGCGGAAGCCCACCCAAGCAAAATTTCCATCAGCAAACCGAAAGCCGCGAGCTGGACGAACAGCGGCGAACTCTTGATGGGAGACGGCATCGCACGAATTGACGGGACCATTCGCGTATCGTTCGAACCCGTCAACAACCTCAAGCTTACTCAGCTAGCCGACGGCACTTTCACTACCGACGACTTCCTTTTCTACGACCAAAACCGTACCCGCCTACCTGTCCAACCTCACTTCGACCCTTCATTGTGGTTCCGGGCTCAAATGCCAAATGGAGAATGGCTTGCCGAGCAGCGAGCAAGCAAATGGGGACAGGAGATCGGCGTCGTCAAACTCCTCCCTCATGGCAGCGTAGACGAATCCTTCCCCACCCTCGATCCGGACACCGCCATTCTCTGCGTCACGAAACAACATATCTACTACACTCTTGGAAAATGGGCAAATATCCCAAGAGAAGTCCGTCGTATGTCTCACTTGGGAGCTCCAGACCCGGACTTCTCGATTCCAAACCTCTACGGAAATCTCGCGTTCATGAAGGTAGTCGGCGACTGGCTGTATTTCCCCAGCCTCACCATAGGCGATAACCAAATCGCCAAACCCCTCGGCGCTAGATTTTCAATCAACGGCGAACTGGACCAGAACTACGCTCCGGAGAAGTTCATCGAACGGCCCTACCAAAGTGCAAATACCTGGCCTAGCCAAAGCGCAAACCGCTACGCGGATGACGGTTCGACTGTGATATTTGGATACAAAATAGATCAGCCAAGCGAATCAGGAAGCGAGCGGCTATGGCATGTCTCACCTGAAGGTGTGGTCACCGAAGTTGATGACCGATTTAAATGGAAAAACACAGAAGTAGACATAGCACCAAATGGAGACCTCTATTTGGCCGGCACAGCCCTCACTCCAATCGGCCCTCTACCGACCTCCGCAAGATATACTCGTTCCCCAGCAAGCTTCTCCACTCCTTTCAAGAAACGAGTTTCCTTCTCTGAAGGTCCTGTCTCTCTCGAGGTCACTATCGTCGATTTTTTGCCCGACTCCATCGTCTGGCTAAAAGATGGAACAGAAATCCCGGGAGCAAACGCCCCCCAACTCGACTTCGACCACTTGGACGCGTCACATGCAGGCACCTATCAAATTCGTATCCAAAGTGTAGATACAACTATCACAAGCAACCCAATTCGCCTACTACCGCCCAAAGCTCCGCATTTCCTCACTCATCCCCACGACAGCGACGCAAGCTCCTTCGGGAGCCTAATTCTGAAAGCAAGCGTTGACGGAGCACCCTACCCAGAGCTCCAATGGTACGTCGACGGTTTGCCCATCGAGGGCGCCAATACTCCCGTCCTCGAATTCGATGAAATCGGACTGCAGGACATCGGTACCTACCGTCTAAGATCAAAAAATTCTATCGGAACCCAATGGTCTAAGCCCGCAATCGTCTCGGTGAATGACATCGTTCCACAAATCGAAAAGAAATTCGACGTCGGACGCGAAAGCCCGCTCTACGCTTCATCAATCATCCCTTCTCCAAATGGCGGATACTACATCCAATCGCTGGAGGACTCCCTGCCTCCCATCCGCAAGATTAGGACAGACTACGTGAATGAAGAGGGGGAGATGACAATTGACTGGAGTAAGGATCGCATTCCCGCCGGATACGACAGCCTCAACTTCTGCCCCTTCACAGGAACCCATTTCGCTCTCCTGACAGAATTTGTTCCTGGAGGATCGGGCGACACAATCACCCACTTCACCCGCCTCACCCCTCAAGGAATGCCTGACACCGCGTTCGGCGTTCACCGTTTCGATAGCAACATGTATTCTGTTATCGCTTTCCGCCAATGGCCAGATGGCAATGTCTGGGTCGACGATGGCAGCACTGCACTCGAAATATCAAACTCAGGCACGGTGACCCCACTGCCGAGAATTGAACAGTTCGTAGGTGGCATGCCTCCCTGGACCTTTATTCATCCTCTGAGCATGAGGATCGCCGACGACACTTATACACTCACCCGGCCCAATACTCATTGGCTCATCCGCCTCGGAGCCGATGGGAAGAGCCTCCCTGGTTCAGACATCATCGATATCGGCTACTCTCCCTTAGTTACTCAAATCCTTGGCATCTGGGCAAACGGTACTCAACTCAAGCACGACCCTGTTGCTCAAACTCTGAGTGGAAGCACATTCGAGGGCGAGGAGCTCTGGAATCTCAATATCACAGGATGGACCATTCCTACCAATAACATCTTTGCTGTTAAGAGTGCAGATGGCACTCGCCTCTCCATCATAGCCCACGCGGAACTCGATCCAAAGTCCGCTCGCATCTTCTGGGTCGAGTCCGATGGCACTAATAATTTTCACGACTCGAAAACCTTCGATGGGCTCCACAGTTACCGGCAAATCGTTGGACTTAAAAACAACGCCTTCGCCCTTCACGGACTCGCCGACCCACAAGGAACCAAGGAAAGAGTTGTATTCATTAATTCTGACAGCAACCCATCCGAGCCCACAAAACTCGTCCGCCTAGAGACTGCCTACTTGGGTGAACCTACCGCCGCTCTCGATGGTCAAAACCTGTTCCTTCCTATCACTGGAGAACACGTCGACGGAACCCTAACAGGACCGATCCTCAAGTTGGATGCCGCCGGAAACATCGATTCATCATATTTCGCATCCTTGCCAGAAAGCGCTCTACCCGCGACAAAAGCGCTTTGCCCGCTTCCTCAAGGATACCTCGCTGTGCTCCGCGGAGAAAACTACGGCTACGAGTACGAATTACACGTCCTCGACCCAGTCGGAAACCCAGTCAGTTACCGAGATCTCGGCACCATCTATCAATCTCCGCCAAAACTCATCTATCATCCGTATTCAAATACCGGATTCCTCGTGGTCTCCATCGAGCCTAACTCCGGCGAATCCGTTCGCTTTGACCGCTACCTCATCGACGGAACCCTCGATCCCGACTACCAGCACGGGGTAAAGAAAGTCCAAAACAACTACACCATGGTTACCAGCGACAGCCTTGGCAGAGTCTACCTCTACCGTCGACAATTCAACCAAACTCCTGCGGCGGTGATCAGAGTAAATGCCAACGGAGAAGTAGACAATTCCTTCACCCTCGATCCAAGCTTGAGCCAAATCGAGGCCATAGCCATCGACAGGAGCGACCGACTTCTCATAGCAGGAACTCAATTGCTAAGACTCTCAAATAATGGAGCTATTGCCCCAGGCTTCGCGGTGCAAATAGATGCGATATCGGCGAGTGATCAATTCGGAGCGCTGCCGAATGGAGACGTCATCGTAAGAAATAAACGCTTCGACCAAAACGGAGTCTTTGTAAGAAGTTATGGAGTCTCCAGCCGTACTCTCTCAGGGACTTTGTTCAACGAACGAGTCGCCACTGTCACTTACGACCCTCAAACGAACCAATCCTCCCTGCATCTCATCAGCTTATCTGGACCACCGAAAATCCAGAATCAGCCAAGAGGCCAGTCCGTACCGATCGGTTTTCCGCTCACCTTCGCGATCAATGCTAGCGAAAAACCGGGGCTAAACTACCAATGGACCCACAACGGTAACCTTATCCCTCAAGAAACCAGCAGCCGCCTGAGCTTTAATTCTGTTCACGCCGAAAACGCGGGATCCTATCAAGTAACCGTTTCATGGGATGAAGGAAGTCTCACGCTACCAGAATTCGAACTCATCACTACGACGGCGACTCCCTATGGCCAAAACGTTCCCCCTCTGAGCTTTCAACTTACGGAAGCAGGAATCGAGTACAGCTGGGTAAACGAGATCGAACAATCGTTTGAGCTCGTCATTTCTGAAGACCTGAAGGCCTGGCAAATTGCCCCATTCCCAAGTTCGGCTGAACAAAGAACCCAGAAGGCCATTGCCCAATTCAAAGACCTCCCACCTAACTTTTTCGTAAAACTTTGGATCAGCCCATAA
- a CDS encoding chitobiase/beta-hexosaminidase C-terminal domain-containing protein: protein MADSRAQEVVTQPEISPSSGKFYDSVTVSLGIHDSESSIHYTLETEGVTSSRKTYTGPFDLDKSTIVRAITKSTSGLESIVSEARFLKIEELEAWNTIQELDTAALQANVDLVTAFSDGVLALKTDGTVVQRQTTFDRTPQPPAGLGKVAEIAAGSHFLVTLSEAGKVNTWGNSDYLDTSKITPPEGLDNVVSIVAAEDAAIALLRDGKARAWGGSARNWSLEPPRHLANLIHIVADDAFAVGILEDGSIRAWGSGNWRDESLPSGIEGAIDFAFGNNHSLALKADGTVLGWGGYAATPEFKAAVGSWTDIVDIAVSYDTSFGLRADGTIVSWPLSSSLQPDSRLDKVIAIDAEHYGIAAQREAASQPHQLSLSFDASRGHVRRSKQKSNFQESETLKLVAIPAPGFGFHRWEGDLQSSENPLNIRLNEALNLQAVFLPILLPPSTDFDDSRSQSSGGQISLTNPNASGAIHYTLDGSKPSSDSPIYENPIPYESSFQLRARCVADGFADSIETIRFVDLVSLLGYGPQNHSLLDSPPGANGVAIVAAGSNHILALKQDGTTFVWSDRPLESKVTLTDVVSVAAGSGINYALHSDGRVSIWSLDSALWQSPDSLQNIISIKAQGDHFMALKEDGTVLAWEDFTRTQITVPQLPEPAVAIACGERRSLALFADGRVAEWGEDGPLIIHDELGKVVAIEASLDYSVALREDGTVKPWGLISTIGPSPNDIIDISLNWAGGYALRANGDIIPFGNFYDLVPINEDHDGALGWISVGGSFTIAKPLGQGPLKTQFSVLANQQDLTPICSFQVPEGQHYFVRFSRDLENWIRHPNYQAMKLSKGTLQTISPYDEEGIPIFLQLVTP from the coding sequence TTGGCTGATTCGCGAGCTCAGGAAGTCGTGACGCAACCTGAAATTTCTCCTTCTTCAGGAAAATTCTACGACTCGGTGACAGTCAGCCTTGGCATTCACGACTCCGAGAGCTCGATACACTACACGCTCGAAACAGAGGGAGTCACTAGCAGCAGAAAAACCTATACCGGACCTTTCGATTTAGATAAATCTACCATAGTCCGAGCAATCACGAAAAGTACCAGCGGCTTGGAGAGCATCGTCTCCGAGGCCCGATTTCTGAAGATTGAGGAGCTTGAGGCTTGGAACACTATCCAAGAACTGGATACGGCCGCACTTCAAGCTAACGTCGATCTTGTCACCGCGTTTTCGGACGGTGTGCTGGCACTGAAAACGGATGGAACGGTAGTGCAGAGGCAGACCACATTCGACCGGACTCCCCAACCACCGGCAGGGCTCGGAAAGGTGGCTGAAATCGCGGCCGGTTCGCACTTCCTAGTTACCCTTAGCGAAGCAGGTAAAGTCAATACTTGGGGAAACTCTGACTATTTGGATACTTCCAAGATAACTCCTCCCGAGGGACTGGATAACGTCGTTTCGATCGTAGCAGCAGAAGATGCCGCCATAGCCCTTTTGCGCGACGGAAAGGCTAGGGCATGGGGCGGCTCTGCTCGGAACTGGTCGCTCGAACCTCCACGACACCTTGCCAACCTTATTCACATCGTGGCGGACGATGCTTTCGCCGTCGGCATTTTGGAGGACGGCAGTATCAGGGCATGGGGCAGCGGTAATTGGCGCGATGAGTCCTTGCCCAGCGGCATTGAAGGAGCCATCGACTTCGCTTTCGGCAACAACCACTCCCTAGCTCTCAAAGCGGACGGGACCGTACTGGGCTGGGGTGGCTATGCCGCGACGCCCGAATTCAAGGCTGCTGTCGGTTCCTGGACTGACATAGTCGACATAGCGGTCTCATACGACACGAGCTTCGGCCTTCGTGCGGATGGTACCATCGTAAGTTGGCCTCTCAGCAGCTCTCTCCAACCTGATTCTCGTCTAGACAAAGTCATCGCCATTGATGCCGAGCACTACGGCATCGCCGCGCAGCGTGAAGCAGCTAGCCAGCCCCATCAGCTCTCACTCTCTTTCGACGCAAGCAGGGGGCATGTCCGCCGCTCCAAACAAAAGAGCAACTTCCAAGAATCGGAGACTCTTAAACTTGTCGCGATCCCCGCCCCAGGATTTGGGTTTCACCGCTGGGAAGGCGATCTGCAATCATCAGAGAACCCACTCAATATCCGCCTAAACGAAGCACTAAACCTTCAAGCCGTTTTTCTTCCAATCCTCCTGCCCCCCTCTACCGATTTCGACGATTCGCGAAGCCAATCGAGTGGCGGCCAAATAAGCCTCACGAACCCTAACGCCTCGGGAGCGATACACTACACATTGGACGGCTCGAAACCCAGTTCCGATTCCCCTATCTACGAAAACCCGATTCCCTATGAATCATCCTTTCAGCTGAGGGCTCGTTGCGTTGCTGACGGCTTCGCTGACAGCATTGAGACGATTCGTTTCGTCGACCTCGTTAGCCTTCTCGGCTACGGCCCTCAAAACCACAGCCTTCTCGACTCCCCTCCTGGAGCCAACGGCGTCGCAATAGTCGCTGCTGGCTCGAACCACATACTCGCGCTAAAACAAGATGGAACCACCTTCGTTTGGTCAGATCGCCCACTAGAGTCGAAGGTCACTTTGACGGACGTTGTGAGCGTGGCCGCCGGGAGCGGCATTAACTACGCTCTCCATTCAGATGGGCGAGTCTCGATCTGGAGCCTCGATAGCGCCCTCTGGCAAAGCCCCGACTCCCTGCAAAACATCATATCAATCAAGGCCCAAGGAGACCACTTCATGGCCCTAAAGGAGGACGGCACGGTGCTCGCTTGGGAGGATTTTACCCGCACTCAAATCACAGTGCCCCAACTTCCCGAACCGGCCGTCGCAATCGCATGCGGCGAGCGCCGTAGCCTTGCACTTTTCGCAGATGGCCGAGTAGCCGAATGGGGCGAAGACGGACCGCTGATCATTCATGACGAACTCGGAAAAGTCGTCGCCATCGAGGCGTCCCTCGATTACTCAGTCGCTTTGCGAGAGGACGGCACCGTAAAGCCTTGGGGCCTCATCTCGACGATCGGTCCCAGTCCGAACGACATCATCGATATCAGCCTGAACTGGGCAGGAGGCTACGCTCTGAGAGCGAACGGAGATATTATCCCCTTCGGGAACTTCTATGACCTCGTTCCCATCAATGAAGATCACGACGGCGCACTCGGTTGGATCTCCGTCGGCGGAAGCTTTACCATCGCCAAACCGCTCGGACAAGGTCCTCTGAAAACGCAATTCAGCGTCCTCGCCAACCAGCAAGACCTAACGCCAATTTGCTCCTTCCAAGTCCCCGAAGGTCAACATTACTTCGTCCGCTTCAGCCGGGATCTCGAAAACTGGATCCGTCATCCGAACTATCAGGCCATGAAGCTCAGCAAGGGAACGCTCCAAACCATCTCCCCGTACGATGAGGAAGGTATCCCCATCTTCCTTCAACTCGTAACTCCCTAA